CGGTGTCCACCTGCTTCATCGGCCGCGGCCGCGCCCAACTCTGCACCGCATCGGTGATCTGATCGTCGGTGCGAGCGGTCAGCGATTTCGACAGCGACGAGGTGACCGCGAATCCACACGCCAGGAGAACCAGCCCGGTGAGGGTGACCATCGCGACCACCAGACCGATGCGCAGCGGGATCGAGGACACCCGGCGCCGCAGCGTGCGGTGCAGGTTCATCGGCGCCTCGTCCTCGGCAGCCCATCGGTGGCGAGCCGGGGATTCTCGGCGGCGGGCGTGTCGGCATGCGACGTCGGGCTGTTCACGTACCCCATTGTTCCGCACTCAACCTGGGAGAAAGCTGGACGCGCGGTCAGCGCGGCAGCGTGCCGTCGGCATGGGCGGCGATCCGGTCGAGAAACGGCCGCTGCCCGACCCCGAGCTTCTCCCGGGCCGCCGCCAGCCCGAGCCAGGCCGCCCGGTCGATCTCGGGAAAGGACTGGATACGACCCGATCGGGGCGGCCACTGCATCTCGAAGGTCCCCGGCACCACCAGTGCCGGATCGAGATCACCCTCGACGGCCCAGACCGTCACCTGTTTGGCGCGGCTCCCGGCGCCGTACCGCACGTCGCCCAGCGGCACCCACTCCCCCGCCGGCACCGGCAGGCCGAGTTCCTCCTCGAACTCGCGCGCGGCGGCCGCGGCCGCGGTCTCCTCCTCGGGCAGATATTCGCCCTTCGGGATCGACCAGGCGGCGGCGTCCTTCCGTTCCCAGAGCGGACCGCCCATATGCCCGAGCAGGACCTCGAGTTCGGCATGCCGCCGGAACAACAGGACTCCCGCGCTGAACCTCATACTCACCCCGGCAGTCTGCCCCACTCCGGCGCGGCGCGGTACCGACCCTCCGGCGCGCCTCGAATCCCCTTGTCCGCCAATCGTTTCACTGCGGACGATACGGCGGAACCTCCCCGTACGGACCACCCGGCGGCGGATAGCCCGGCGGTGCGCCCGTGAACCGTACGGGCGCAGGCGCGCTGGGGCGCAGGAACAACTTGCCGTGGCGGCTGCGATCGCGCAGTGCCCACATGCGCCAGGTCAGCACCGGATGCGAGGCCATCGCATTGACGACCCAGATGAAGAATCCCTTCTCCCGGGGTGCGCGGTCGGCCATCTCGTCGAACTGCACGAGGCTGTTCAGGTATTTGCCGGCGGCCAGCGTCCGCATCGCGCCGGGGGCGCCGACGTGCCGGTTGCAGTACCCGTGATTGTCGGCGGTGTACTCCTGCGCGCGGATCAATGAGGAGCCGAGCAGCGGCAGGAACGGCCCGACGAACATGCCCAGTTGCCGCCAGTACGAGACGTGCCCGGCGGCGATGTGACCGACCTCGTGGCCGATGATGAACGCCAGCGCATCGGGATCGCGCGCCGCGCCGCCCACCTCGAACAGATCGCTGTAGACACAGACGTACCGGCGGAAACCGTGACCGGAGGCGAAGGCGTTGATCTGCCCGTTGCCCAGCACCACATAGGCATCGGGCACCTTCGCCATCCCGAACCGCCCGGCCGCCTCCACCACCAGCCGATAGCCCTCCGGGAACTGGGTCGGCGACATCTGCACGGCGTTCAGGCGCTGCTGCGAATAGTTCATGCCACGACCCGCCCACAACAGCACCGGCGCGAACAACAGCAGCAGACCGTACTGATCGATGTGGCCGTAGAACGCCAGCAGGATCACGACCAGATACGCCAGGATCGTCACCACGATCACCACCACCAGCAGCGGGATCTCCCAGCTGTGCCGGGCCGGCATCCCGAACGGCGACAACCCGCGTTCCCGCTGGTGCGGCGGGATCTGCGGTGGCGCGTAGGGCTGTTGCGGCGCCCAGCCCGGCGGTCCCAGCCGAGGATCCCAGCCGGTCATCCCGGTGACGGGATTCCAGCCCGGTGGTGGCGGCGGTACGGCCGGTGGACGCCAGTGCTCGTCGGACATGATCTCGACTCTATCGAGGGTCGCGAAGCCGTGATCCCGCGGCGAATGTCGTGTCGGACGCCTGACACAATCGGTACCCATGCGCGTATACCTGGGTGCCGACCATGCCGGCTTCGAGCTGAAGAACAACGTCAAGGATCATCTGCAGCGCGCGGGCCACGACGTATTCGATTGCGGTGCACACGAATACGACGCCCTGGACGATTATCCGGCCTTCTGCATCGATGCCGCGCGGCGCGTGGTCGCGGACGAGGGCAGCCTCGGCATCGTGATCGGCGGCAGCGGCAACGGCGAGCAGATCGCCGCCAACAAGGTCCCCGGCGCCCGCTGCGCGCTGGCCTGGAGCGTCGAGACCGCGCGACTGGCCCGCCAGCACAACAACGCCCAACTGATGGGCATCGGCGGCCGGATGCACAGCACCGAGGACGCGCTGCAGATCGTCGACGCCTTCCTGGCCACCCCGTGGTCGGGCGAGGAGCGGCACCAGCGGCGCATCGATATCCTCGCCGACTACGAGAAGACGGGCGTGGCACCGGTCGTCCCGAGCTGATCCGCATGCCGGAAGGGCATACGCTGCATCGCCTGGCACGGCTGCATCACAAGCGGTTCGCGGGTGGGGTCGTGCGGGTCTCCAGCCCGCAGGGCCGCTTCGCCGACGGCGCGGCGCTGGTGGACGGTCACGTCCTGGTGCGCGCCGAGGCGTGGGGCAAACATCTGCTGCACCGGTACGAGTCGGGCCTGTTCGTGCACGTCCATCTGGGTCTGTACGGCACCTTCACGGAAACAGCCGGGCCCCTGGGTGATCCGGTGGGTCAGGTGCGGATGCGGATGATCGGCACCGGCCGCACGGCGGGTCCGCTGTGGGGTACCGATCTGCGCGGCCCCTCCGCCTGCGAGGTCCTGTACGGGCCGGAGGTGACCGCGCTCACCGGGCGGCTCGGCCCGGATCCGCTGCGCGCCGACGCCGAGCCGGACCGCGCCTGGCACCGCATCCATCGCTCGGCGCGTTCGATCGCGGCGCTGCTGATGGATCAGTCGGTCGTCGCCGGCGTCGGGAACGTCTATCGCGCGGAACTGCTGTTCCGCCACCACATCTCACCCCATCGTCCCGGCCGCGACCTGCACCGCGACGAATGGGACGCGATGTGGACCGACCTCGTCGAGCTCATGCGACTGGGTGTCCGCCGCGGCAAGATCGTCGTCGTCCGGCCCGAACACGACCGCGGCGCACCCGCTTACGCCGAGGGCAAACCCCGCACCTACGTCTATCGCCGCACCGGCGAACCCTGCCGGATCTGCGGCACCCCTGTCCGCCACGCTGTACTCGAGGCTCGAAACCTGTTCTGGTGCCCCACTTGTCAACCCGACGGCACGTAGCGGACGGCGTCCGGTGACGGGTCAGAAGCCGCCGTCGAAACCGCCACCGCCGCCGTCGAAACCACCGAAATCGCCACCGCCGCCGAAGCCGCCCGAATCGTATCCGCCGGAGTCGTAACCACCGCCGTCGTAGCCGCCACCGAAGTCACCGCTGTAGTCGCCGCCGCCGTAGTCTCCCTGGCCCGCGTCGAAGCCGTCCTGATACCCGGTGTCGTAGCCGCCGTCGCCGTAACCACCCTCGAAACCGGTGGCGCCGTAGGCCACTCCGGACATACCGCTGAACAGGGCGTCGAACAGCAGCACCGAGCCGACGCCCCAGGCGCCAGCGACCAGCGCGGTCTTCCACCACGGTTCGGAGTACCAACCGGCCGGGACGGGGCGGCCCGAGACCATACCGCCCGGATAGTAGTTGGGCGTCTGCTGAGTGGGATTGGGGGACGCTTCGACGCGCCGCCCCTCGAAGTCGATGCTGCGGTCCTCGGTGACCGAGCCGGCCGACCGCTGGCCGTCCAGTTCCGGGATCGCCGGGCCCGGATCCATGCCCATGGCGGTCCGGGCGGCGCGTACGTAGTAGAGGCCCTCCAGCGCCGACTCCTTCGCGAGTCGAACCTGTGCGACGGTGGTCGCCTGGTCGATCTGCGATCCGGCGGCGTTCAACCGCTCACCGGCATCGGCGAGGGCCTGCTTGGAGGCCTCGTCGGTCCCGGTCAGGTTGTACACCTGACCGCCGAGCCGCTCGGTGAGCCGCCGCGCCTCCGCCTTCGCGTCGGCCAGCGCGGTGGCCGCCCGCGTGCGGTTGCCCCGGCTGAC
This DNA window, taken from Nocardia sp. BMG111209, encodes the following:
- a CDS encoding NUDIX domain-containing protein — translated: MRFSAGVLLFRRHAELEVLLGHMGGPLWERKDAAAWSIPKGEYLPEEETAAAAAAREFEEELGLPVPAGEWVPLGDVRYGAGSRAKQVTVWAVEGDLDPALVVPGTFEMQWPPRSGRIQSFPEIDRAAWLGLAAAREKLGVGQRPFLDRIAAHADGTLPR
- a CDS encoding M48 family metallopeptidase, giving the protein MSDEHWRPPAVPPPPPGWNPVTGMTGWDPRLGPPGWAPQQPYAPPQIPPHQRERGLSPFGMPARHSWEIPLLVVVIVVTILAYLVVILLAFYGHIDQYGLLLLFAPVLLWAGRGMNYSQQRLNAVQMSPTQFPEGYRLVVEAAGRFGMAKVPDAYVVLGNGQINAFASGHGFRRYVCVYSDLFEVGGAARDPDALAFIIGHEVGHIAAGHVSYWRQLGMFVGPFLPLLGSSLIRAQEYTADNHGYCNRHVGAPGAMRTLAAGKYLNSLVQFDEMADRAPREKGFFIWVVNAMASHPVLTWRMWALRDRSRHGKLFLRPSAPAPVRFTGAPPGYPPPGGPYGEVPPYRPQ
- a CDS encoding ribose-5-phosphate isomerase translates to MRVYLGADHAGFELKNNVKDHLQRAGHDVFDCGAHEYDALDDYPAFCIDAARRVVADEGSLGIVIGGSGNGEQIAANKVPGARCALAWSVETARLARQHNNAQLMGIGGRMHSTEDALQIVDAFLATPWSGEERHQRRIDILADYEKTGVAPVVPS
- a CDS encoding Fpg/Nei family DNA glycosylase, whose amino-acid sequence is MPEGHTLHRLARLHHKRFAGGVVRVSSPQGRFADGAALVDGHVLVRAEAWGKHLLHRYESGLFVHVHLGLYGTFTETAGPLGDPVGQVRMRMIGTGRTAGPLWGTDLRGPSACEVLYGPEVTALTGRLGPDPLRADAEPDRAWHRIHRSARSIAALLMDQSVVAGVGNVYRAELLFRHHISPHRPGRDLHRDEWDAMWTDLVELMRLGVRRGKIVVVRPEHDRGAPAYAEGKPRTYVYRRTGEPCRICGTPVRHAVLEARNLFWCPTCQPDGT